DNA from Litorilinea aerophila:
ACTTCCTGACTTCAGCCCTCCAGGTCGCTCTGCGTGGAGAACAGATGCTGGCTTAGGCGAGACAGGCCGTAGGGACAGGCCCCCGTGCCTGTCCGTTCAGGTGGATGCCGAACCGTCTCTCATCTCGGGGATCCACCCTGTCCGAATGCAATCCACACCCACCCCGATTTGGCACCGCACCCTGGCCAGAATTCACAGGTGTCGCTCAAGATGGTCGGAGTTCGCCCATAGGACGCCGCCGATGGTCCCGTTTGGAAACGGGACCATCGTCTGTGCGGTATGGAAACTGCACCTACGGGATCCACCGAATCTGGGACGCCCCCCGTCGCGGTGGGTCCCGCTCAAGATGGTCGGAGTTCGCCCATGGGACGCCACGGTAGGGGCGCTGCTTGCTGCGCCCGCCACCCCCGGCTAGGAGAGATGCCCAAGGAGCGGGTAGACACGGCGGGAGGATGGCGCTATACTTCGGGTCAGGAGGTCAGAAGCCCGGAAAATCGGGGTTTCCAGGTGCCTTTCGTGCACCCGGCGGTTCCATCTTGTTCTAGAGGAAAGGGCAATTGCGATGACAGATCTGGTGTCAGCACTTAGCGAAGATCTACGGGAGGCGTTGCGTATCCCGCCAGAGGAACAGGAGGCCCGACTGCGCCAGGAACTGGCGGTCCGCCTGTATGCCAAGGGGTTGCTCTCCCTGGGAAAAGCCCGTCAACTGGCCGAAATGTCGAAATGGGATTTCCTTGCCTTGCTGGGCCGCGAAGGAATCCCACGCCATTATGACCAGGAAGAATTGCAAAAAGACCTGGAAGTTCTGGAGACATTGACGTGAAGGTTGTTGCAGACTCATCAATTCTGATCAGTCTGAGCAATATCAATCGCCTGGAACTTCTCCCACGTCGCTTTCACCAGGGTATCTTTGTACCCGAGGCCGTGTGGCGGGAAATCGTGGAAGCAGGACATGGCCGCCCCGGTGCCGATGCAGTGCATTCTGCCAGTTGGATTACTCGTCAGAATGTGCAGAATCGTGCTTTGGTGATCGCCTTGGAGACCACCCTGGACGGAGGAGAAGCCGAAGTAATTGCATTGG
Protein-coding regions in this window:
- a CDS encoding UPF0175 family protein, which gives rise to MTDLVSALSEDLREALRIPPEEQEARLRQELAVRLYAKGLLSLGKARQLAEMSKWDFLALLGREGIPRHYDQEELQKDLEVLETLT
- a CDS encoding DUF3368 domain-containing protein, translated to MKVVADSSILISLSNINRLELLPRRFHQGIFVPEAVWREIVEAGHGRPGADAVHSASWITRQNVQNRALVIALETTLDGGEAEVIALAQEIQANLVLLDEKEARKVARRLGLPTLGTVGMLIWATKQKIIPSLRVELDRLREEGGFRLGEDVYQIALQQVGEA